The following are encoded in a window of Haloarcula hispanica ATCC 33960 genomic DNA:
- a CDS encoding glycosyltransferase — protein sequence MSNRQTRTPTSVLLPTVSWTAACDDVAAQLGPEDELLIIHDSKDDPVVDRKPLSENVQFIPAGDPVGCSGKANAIAAGMEAANHDRLVWTDNDFHHPPDWLDRLHKDYAEYGPTTELPAFVGQDPLAVLLEPVYVLGGTLGTYIGDHAWGGAVIFDRSDLDEERFLSELRQTISDDGLLGEHISVTSVQRVRRVPMGGSLRQTLERHIRFNQIFSTHDPTVAKLSFGVLVAVLIGCVFFPLLAVVLTVLTAGVSASFGVRRASLLLTVPALVAAVPLGLYAFARDTFVWGGRRYRWHSKFDVEVLNE from the coding sequence ATGTCGAACAGACAGACACGCACGCCAACAAGTGTACTCCTCCCGACGGTGTCTTGGACCGCCGCCTGCGACGACGTCGCCGCACAGCTAGGTCCCGAAGACGAACTCCTCATCATCCACGATAGCAAGGACGACCCGGTTGTGGACCGAAAACCGCTCTCGGAGAACGTCCAGTTTATCCCTGCCGGCGACCCTGTCGGGTGTTCCGGGAAAGCAAATGCTATTGCCGCTGGGATGGAAGCCGCTAATCACGACCGTCTTGTCTGGACCGACAATGACTTTCATCACCCCCCGGACTGGCTTGACCGCCTCCACAAGGACTACGCCGAATACGGCCCGACAACAGAGTTGCCGGCGTTCGTCGGTCAAGATCCGCTTGCAGTCCTGTTAGAGCCTGTTTATGTCCTTGGGGGCACGCTCGGGACATACATCGGTGACCACGCTTGGGGCGGGGCTGTCATATTTGACAGAAGTGATCTTGACGAGGAAAGGTTCCTTTCGGAGCTCCGACAGACGATCAGCGACGATGGTCTCCTCGGGGAACACATTAGTGTGACATCAGTTCAACGCGTACGCCGGGTGCCAATGGGTGGAAGTCTCCGGCAGACGCTTGAACGACATATCCGGTTCAACCAGATTTTCTCAACGCATGATCCAACGGTAGCGAAACTCTCATTTGGTGTATTGGTCGCTGTTCTCATCGGTTGTGTCTTCTTCCCGCTCCTCGCGGTGGTACTAACGGTACTGACAGCCGGTGTCAGTGCTAGCTTCGGGGTTCGACGAGCCTCGCTACTGCTAACGGTACCAGCACTTGTAGCCGCTGTCCCCTTGGGGCTGTATGCTTTCGCCCGGGACACATTTGTTTGGGGAGGGCGACGGTACCGTTGGCACTCGAAGTTTGATGTTGAAGTACTGAACGAGTAG
- a CDS encoding ArsR/SmtB family transcription factor: MTSLTEARQKAQNGTTYIDEPRDGPLTVSDVRDPEALADLLGDECVRTILVEAKKKPRSAAELSDCAGVSEPTVYRRLERLREYDLVTEDIQPVTDGKNYKLYRTELDGIELDLSEDGFDITVSRRDRMVDRFTQFVEGS, encoded by the coding sequence ATGACTTCTCTGACTGAAGCCAGACAGAAAGCCCAGAACGGCACAACCTATATTGACGAACCAAGAGATGGCCCGCTCACAGTGTCCGACGTGCGAGATCCTGAAGCACTCGCAGACCTGCTCGGTGACGAGTGTGTGCGCACGATTCTCGTCGAGGCGAAAAAGAAGCCTCGCTCGGCGGCAGAGCTCAGCGACTGCGCCGGGGTCTCGGAGCCGACAGTCTACCGCCGACTCGAACGGCTCCGAGAGTACGATCTTGTCACCGAAGATATCCAGCCAGTCACCGATGGGAAGAATTACAAACTCTATCGGACAGAACTCGATGGCATCGAACTCGATCTCAGCGAAGACGGCTTCGACATCACGGTCTCGCGTCGGGACCGGATGGTCGACCGCTTCACACAGTTCGTAGAGGGTAGCTGA
- a CDS encoding DUF7521 family protein, whose product MLAILQLDLETLRTVRQVSEIVPMILGLAISYLAYTAYRQNRSRPMLYIAIGFILVLFVQAPLALIFIHILELPTPLLNSLLQIPEFAGLGLILYGLWTPRRD is encoded by the coding sequence ATGCTCGCCATACTCCAACTCGATCTCGAAACGTTACGAACAGTCCGCCAGGTCAGCGAGATAGTTCCGATGATTCTCGGACTGGCAATCAGTTATCTTGCCTACACGGCGTACCGGCAAAACCGGAGCCGCCCGATGTTGTACATAGCGATCGGATTCATACTGGTGTTGTTCGTGCAGGCTCCGCTGGCTCTGATATTTATTCACATTCTGGAACTCCCCACCCCGCTACTCAATAGCCTCCTTCAGATTCCTGAGTTTGCCGGCCTGGGACTGATTCTCTACGGCTTGTGGACCCCGAGGCGGGACTGA